TCAGCCCCACGTCCTGCCTCCCTCCACATGCTCATTTGGTCTGTTTGCGAGTTACTTGAGAATACAAAAATAACCGCTACAAATTCTCTGTATCGGCATATAAAAACTGAGCAAAAAGTATCTCAGTGGTCTGTTACCTTAAAACAAAACATCTCAGAAAAAATACAACACAGGTTTAActtctgcagtattttttttcatataaaacacTAGTAAAATAggcttcttaaaaattaaatagtgaaATACCAACCAAATTATATACATCGTTACAGTACAAGTGAATGAGGCAAAATACCCAGTTCTCAGTCTCTCGGGTGGTGGAGGGGCCGGCGCCCGCGGCCTGATGCTCTCCTGAGGCCGCAGTCAGGTGAGAGCGGTAGACAGAAGGACAGATGGACAAACGGGAAGACCGGGGCTCTTCAGAGCAGAGAGGCGGGTCGGTGTGTTATTGCTGGCTGTGCCCCGCTCTCTGCCCACGCAGCCTGGTCCGCAGGCCCGTGCCAACGCTTAGCCACCGGCGCAGCTCGGCCGTCGTCACGAAGCCACGACTGTCCGGAGCGGACGTGGCCGGGGCTCACACCTCTCGGGTCTCAGCATCTGAACGGGTGCCGTTCCGGTCGTCAAGGGCCATCTGAGCCCAGGCGCTCTGAGTGGCACCGCGGGAGCCTCTGGCACCTGAGGGCAGGCAGCAGGCCCGGTGGCATTTGACCCGCCGACCGCCTGGTGACCACGGTGCCCGCCTGCTGTGAGCGTCTACGTCCGGCGCCGCTTGGCCGCGCTGGGGCTGGAGGGGTTGCTGTTGGCGGTCAGGACTTTGTCGGTGACCCGGCTGCGCTTCCGCTTGTCCGGCCCCTCTTTGGACCCCAAGTCTGAGTTGCTCTTGTCTTTGTCTTTGCTGGACTTTTCTGTTGCTTTCCCCAAGCTTCCTGAAGATGAAAAAACTGGGAGACAAAATCATTTGGCTGAAAACAGAAtatccaaaattttatttcatcttcctgTTCAGTTTAAGAAATCTACACCTACATACATGACACTGACCCCCAAAAGGCTCCTCCCGAACTGGGGGTGCCCATGTGGCCTGCCCCTTGGGGGAGCGAGGCCCAGCCGTGCCCGTCTTTGCTCCTCGGGGTTCGCCCTGCACTGAGACGGCCGCCACCCGTTCTACTTCAGTCGGACACCCTCCTGCACCCCGTGACCACTGACCgggcctggggccaggctgccccgtgcccccctccccgccccgtgCCGGCCCCGTGCGTGACCTCCCAGTGTGGGAGGCTCTGCCTGAGCAGACGGAAGCGGCCTTCTCAGCTGCTGAGCCAGGTGCCAGGCCCTGGCTGCCCGCGACGGGGAGGCCTTGCCAAGCTGGGGTGCTGTGCCCCTAGGGCCCCAGGAGGGGCGGGCGAGCTCCATACTTACCATCATCGGCCACATTGTGGGGGTCCACGTCTTCCTTCATTTCCTCGTTCGTTTCCTCCTCAATGACCACTTTTCCTGGGGGGAGACGGCCTACGGTGACCTAGAGCCTGGGGCGGTGGGCGCCGCAGCCCCACCCGACCTGCAGCGGCTCAGGCCAGGGGCTCCTCCTGACTCGGGAGGCGCGTATGTCCTTCAGGAAGTCCTCCCCCCGTCCCGGGGGCCCCCAGACCTCCCCCTCCAAGAGGGCCCAGCATCACCCGCCAGTGACGCTCACTCCCCGAGGCTCGTGACCTTCACCCTGACACCACCGCCCTCGGCCTTTCCTAGTTCCCAAATCTGCTCTCGCCCGAGTCTCACCTTCTCGGACTTCTTGAATGATTTCGTCTGGAAGGACGAAGTTCCTCTCTGGATTTGGGAATGGGAGAATCTCAGACTCGTGCTGATGGCAAACAGggcattttgggtttttttaagaaacaaagaagaaaatgtgattttaaaagtcacgttcaaaagaaaatgtgactAAAGATATGTAAGAGACAACTCAGGGGCGACCAATGAACACACGTGACTGTCTTGGGGGCTGCAGTGGGCAGGCGCAGGgctgagacctttcttctttctcttgtgcAGTCTACGAGGGGCTGGCTTGTCACAGAGACCCAGACGAGGCAAAACTACAGTGCGAGCCACAGGCAGGCATCACGATGGGAAGAATAAGGGTTTAGTGTCACCTGAGATGATGCCGGGGCAGCTCCGCTGGCTGGCACGCCTTGGCACGCCTCTGGGGGCAGAATCAGGCAGCGCTGTCGTGCCGGCCTGGCCCGGCTGCATGGGCTCCCCCTCCAGGAGGGCGCCTTCAGGGCCCGCGACAGCCGTGAGGAAAGGCCGTGGTGCCTGGGTCCCGTCTCCGGGGGGGAAGgagccagggaggcagggagagccaCCCCCGTAGAAACCAGGTAAGCAAAGCAAAACGGAGGGAAGTCACACCCATGCCAGAGGGACAGAGACCCCGGAAACACGGACCGCCGGACGAGGAGAAAGGTGAGCTGGTGGGAAGGGTCTCTAGGGCGGGAGGGGGTTCAGGAGACAGGGCCTCCAGTCCCCAACCTGGGAGCTGTGCTGACAAGCCAGGTGGTCAGCATGTAAATGTGCCAACCAACATCCGGGAGCTTCGCAAACCCCGAGGGCGCCTGGGCTCACGGTCACCTTGTGGGGTGCGGTCCACAGACTCATATTTACAAGGCCCCAGGTGACCGAGGCATCAGCTCCATGGCGGTGCTGGGGTCTAAGGAAGCGAGGGGAGAGGGGCCACCTGTCCTGGGCTGAGACCCCTGGGTGGCCCCCCACAGTGTCACGTGGGCCCTGTGCTGGGCGTCACAGCCACAGGACCTTGGAGCCAGTGCCCGCGCCTGAGAGCCAACTGTCTCCTACCGCACCAGGGCCCCCCAGGACAGGGGCCCTGCCACACTCATCTGTGTCTAGCTCCTGACCGCCAGCCTGGAGTCGGGGTGCAGGAAGTTCCTGGGGGTCAGGTGACCCCCAACATGACAAGCATGGGAGCCCTGTCAAGCCTCTGAACACAGGAATTCTCGGGGAGCGGGGCCCCAGCTGGCGGGCACGGCCCCTCTGCAGGGCCTGCTTTAGTTTAGCGGCTTGTCCTCGAGTTCCCAGGGTACTGACTGTGGGCCAGGGGTTCAGATCCAGGGCCCAGCTGTCAGTTCCCCTTTCTATGGGAGATTGACGAGGCGCAAACGGCTTGCCCAAGACCAACAGGGAGCGAGCAGCAGCGCGGTTTATGGACACAAGAAGGCCCTGGCTTCGCTCTCCACCTCACAGATGCGCAGCAGGTCTCAGCTGGGCGGCTGGGGCAGCCCCAAGTCCCGAGGAGAGGCAGAGCCTTGCCTAACCCCAGCACGGTCTCCCACCCTGCTGGTCACCTGACATCCCACTCCCACTCATTCTCCAGACACCCCGGCCTCCTCTGCGTCCCCTGACGCACCAATGCCTGCTGCCACAGGGCCTTGATGCCTGCCATTCCTCTGCCGGGAATGCCCACCTGTCTTTTCTGCCGTCCTGGTGACCTAGCTAACCTTTTCCCCCTCAGACACGGCCAGCTGGGGGTTCCATGAGGCCTGGGCCCCTGCCTGCCTGGTTTTCACAGAAACCACCAGATTCATCTTAATAGGACTCAGACCCGGTCACCTCCCTGCCTAGAGCACTCGGAGACTTTCCACAAGGCTGACAACGGCCTAAGAGCCCCTCCCACAAGCTTCAGCTCCCTAGTTATCTCCTGGCGAGATCTTAACtgaccaccccccaaccccccacctaAGGTAGGTTCCAGGCAATAACTAGCTACCGTCGTTAGGCTTGTGTTTTTCGTAAAACTACTCAGAGCCATCTTGTTCAACAACTGGTCCCCTGTGGGACATCCCAGACATCAAGGTCCCTGAGGCCAGGGCCTGGCAAGGACCCAGGGAGAAGGCATGGAGGGGCTGcctgcccccagctctgcctgggggagggaggggctttggccctgggagggctggggagggtgggggcctGCTCACCAGTGCCTGCATGTCATACATGGTGCTCAGGTGGTCCCAGATGACCTTGGAGGGGACCTGCCGCCCGATGTTCTGGCTGAATTTGTCTCGGATACAGATCATGTGGAAGTGCCGGTTCACACCTGCAGAAGGAAGGGGTCAGCTTGTGGGGAGGGGCGGGCCAGCAGGTAGGGTGGGGAAGAGAGGTGGGGGGCAAGGGGGCGAGAGGGGCAGTggttggagggggtgggggttaggggagcaggggtggggggaagggggagagaaaagggcaggGGTCAGCGGGGAAGGAGCAAAGAGGGGCCGGGGTGGCTGGGCGCAGGAGCGGGCAGAGTCGGGCGGGGTTAGGGTACAGAAGGGGCAGCGGGGGCAGGAGCGGGGGCTGCGGGAGGGGGCGGCgtgcaggggagggcaggggtggggtgcgCAGGTGGGGGCAGGGTCGGCGGGGGTGCAGGCACAGGAGGCCCCGCCCCGTCCGCCCCGCGCGCGCCCCCGGCCGTtgcccgccgccccgcccccacgCGGGTGCGCGGCCTCGGCGCGGCGCTCCGCTCACCGACGGGCTTGTGGCCCAGCATGGCGTGGAACAGGCACACCTCCACCTCGGGGCTCCACACCACCGTCTCCTCGGCAGGGCTGGTGGCCGCCTCCCCCGGCCCCTTGTCgcccgccgcgccgccgccgcccaccTCAGCCTCCCCCATGGCCCGGCCGCCCAGCGACGAGCCCCCGGCGGGAGCTGGCGCGGCCACGGGCTCCGCGCAGGCGCACTCCACGGGGCGGGCGCGCGCTCGGTGGGTTCGCTCTCGGGCTCGCGCGCGGCGCCTGCGCAGGCGCAGCTGAGGGCTGGATCGCGGCGCCCCCTGGCGGCCCGGTCCCGCGGCGAAGCGCCGTCAGAGTGCGGATCACAGACTCTTCGTCGGGCTTCCGGGTCCCCTTCCGGCTCTGCGGCCTGCCAGCCGTGTAAGCCGGCAAGGCGCTGAGCCTCTCCAGGCCGCAGTGTCCTCCTCCGTGCAAAGGGAGCGACGACGGCGCCTTCCCCTGGGGTGCTGATGGGGGCTGGTTTCTGCTTGGGCGACCCGGGCACACGCTCGGGCTTCTTAGCAAACATTTGGAGCCACTCTGGCCAGCCTCACCCCCTGGGACAGCCCGGGGACTCAGAGCCTGAGTCTTGGCTTCCCATCCGTGAAGGGCGCTGCTGGCGATGCCGGCCCCCGCGAAGTGGGGAGACGTGGCCCATAGAGGATTCCACAATGGCCCAGGGCCACCAGCCGTCCTGGGAGCCACGATGTGGCTGGACGTTGTGATTCCAGCTGGGCCTgtgctcctctcctctctctgacgCACAGGTGGGGCTCCCCCCAGGGGGTTGCTGTGAGGTGGGAATGAAGCAGGGCCCAAGCCACTTAACATGGGCTCTGTCACACAGGAAGTGCTAACAGACAGTGACCCTCACCACTTATCTCCCTACTGTTCCGGACTCGTCGTGGTCCCTGCTCCTCCACCACATTCGCCCTCTGCTcatcccctgccccatccctgcctTCTTCAATCTGGAGTGCCTCCTCCCCCAGGaaccgcccccccgcccccccgacTGCCTTGGCTGGTTTGTGCCCCTCTCCTGCAGTCTCTTCGGCCCTGCCTGGAGTCAGCTGTGCAGGATTATTTTCCCCGCTGCCCTGGAGGTTCTGGGGGCCGGGCTGTGTCTTGGTCCTCTGCGGTGGCCACTGCACCTGAACCGTGTTCGGCCAGCTGCTGTGGTCCACAGACACCTGGTTCCTTTCGTTCTAGGCAGATTCTGGAATGCGTCCCTGGCAATCAGACTCGATGCAGAAAGACAGGTTGGACGATTTGGGCAAAAGGAAACCGTCTTCTCCACATCTTTCTTACTCGAAGCCTCCCAGTTACTGCCTGTTTGTCTGCTCCACCAACTCTACCTGTGGGTTCTGTGCCCGCCTCCGTGCCCAGCGTCAGGATGGAGCTGAATGCCGTGCTCAGCTGCCAGGATTCCGCCTAATTCCAGTGATTTGGCTCATTTCCCTGTGTCGCACAGATGTGAGCACAGTTGGAGCTAGACTTAGGCAGGATTAAGGAATCGGAAGCACTGTGCCTGCACCTTCAGCCTCTGGGTTTTGGTGAATCAGGCATCAGGCTTCAGAGCGATGCCCAAGCCTTGGCTGCACTGGTGATTCAGCGTGGGTGCCTGGGCCATCTGGGAGTTATTTAGGATGAGCAGCCTCAAAATAAGAtatggaaaaaaagttttaaaaagtgaaatgcaGCTGGATAGAGAGATGTGTGTGGGCCCAGTGTGTATCCTTCTGGGATGATCATGAGAGTCTGGGCTGAAGGAAGCCCCTTAGCCCATGAGTGGAAAGCTGCTGGTGAGAAATTCCTCTGTTACGGGCAGTTTCTTCCCACCTGGTTACGAAGGCAAGGGGTGGGTGTTGTCTAGGGATGAAACATGGCTGCTGGGAAAGAGGCGGTCACTCAGGTGTCATTAGCAGTTGATTGTTGAGTGCCTCCTGCATGCTTGGTACGGGGGTGTGGGTAGGGACTGGGCATGGTGACTGCTCTGCTGGGAGCACATAGTCTGGGAATCACACTGAAGATGACGTAAGATCTTATGTGAAGGAGTGGAAGAGAAGGGAGCTTCCCTGGGGATAAGGACAGCCCCGGGTGGCAGGACTTCAGAGAGAGGCCACAGGTGCAACCAGGAACCTGACTCTGAGCCTCACACTCCTGATCTCAGTGCACAGGGGTCCCTGGATCCTGGCATGGCTCAGACACCACCCCTGGACACACTCTGGGTGCTCAGAGCCCTGGACACGCACTGCAGGGGCCGGCTAAGACCAAGGGCTTCCCCTGGACGTTCTGGGCAACTAGACCtccagggccctgggaggggtgggggatgggcagcTCCTCCCCCAATAAAGAAGACATTGGATCGAACTACCAatgttatttttcacagaaccagaacaaataactttaaaatttgtatggaaacacaaagaccctgaatagccaaaaacagtcttgagaaagaagaacagatcTGGAGGAACcatgctccttgacttcagactatactatgaaactacagtcatcaaaacagtatggcactggcacaaaaacagacacatgggtCAGTGTGggcagaaagcccagaaataaacccacacacctgtgggcaattatctacaacaaaggaggcaagaatatacaatggagaaaagacagtctcttcaataagtggtgctggggaaatggacagctacatgtaaaagaatacatttataaaattttctcacaccatatacaaaaacataaactcaaaatggattaaagacctaaatgtaagaccagaaaccatagaactcctagaggaaaacataggcagaacacttttttacataaatcatagcaatatttttttaaatctgtctcctaaaggaaaggaaataaaggcaaaaataaataaatgggacttattaaacttaaaagttttgcacagcaaaggaacccatcaacaaaacaaaaagacaatctactgaatgggaaaaaatatttgcaaatgatatgactgataggagttaatatccaacatatatgaacagctcatacaactcaacaccaaaaaaacaaacaaccagattaaaaaatgggcagaagaactgaatagacatttttccaaagagaaaaatgcagatggccaacaggcacatgaaaagatgctctacattgCTAATcgtctgggaaatgcaaatcaaaaccacaatgagatatcacttcacacctgtcagaatggctatcatcaaaaaagaacacaaataacaaatgttgtcaaggatgtggagaaaagggaaccttcgtACTCTGtaggtggggatgtaaattggtctAGCCATTGtccagtatggaggtttctcaaaaaactgaaaatagaactaccatataacccagcaatcccactcctgggtatatatctgaaaaacagaaacaaaaacactaattcaaaaaggtacgtgcaccccagtgttcatagcagcattatttacaattgccaagatacggaagcaccctgtgtccatcaacagatgaatgcataaagaagatgtggtgtacacacacacacacacacacacacacactggaatactactcagctacaaaaaagaacgaaattttgctatttgcagcaacatggatgggcctggagggtattctgctaagtgaaataagtcagacagagaaagacaaatactgtatgttatcacttatatgtggaatctaaaaaattaaacaaactagtgaatataacaaaaaagaagcagactcacagatacagagaacaaactagtggttaccagtggggagagggaagggaggagggtcaATACAGgggcagggaattaagaggtatgaactattaggtataaaataaactacaaggatatattatacaacacggggaatatagccaatattttataaaaactataaatggagtataaacgttaaaaattgtaaatcactatattgtacacctataacatgtaatattgtacatcaactatacttcagtaaaaaataaataagttaaaaaaaatgatgctgagTTCCCTCTCCATCCGACAGCGGATTCCACCTGCACAGAGCAAGTAGGGTCACGTGACAAGCGTCATGCCAAAGTCCCTGCGCCCATGCGTGTGAGGGGCTGTGTGGCTTTACTGCCCTTCCCGTGTAAGatgagggagggtgggtgggcacACCCTGTGGGCTACACACGGGCCGAGGGAGGGAGCGCTGGGAGAGGCTGGTGGCGAGAGGGGAAGTCGACACGAGGTACGTGGGggaggtgtgtgtgagtgtgtgcgtatgtgtggtGAGGAGGAAGCCTAAGGGCAGTAAGTCCTGGGAGAGAAATATCAATAGAACCCACAGATAATGTATAAAGAACAAAGAGTGctttgtattaaaaaacaaactttgaaaagaaatcaGCCTACCATCTATCTACCcttccatctatcatctatctatctatccatctatcatctatcttttctACCTTtccatctatctacctgtctatccatctatctacctttccatctatttatctgtctgtgtatccatctatctgtcatctatctatgtatctatccatctattttctatctatctatttatctatctacctttccatctatttatctgtctgtctgtgtatctatctatctatgcatctatccatctatctatccatctatcatctatcttttctacctatcaatctatctatctgtctatccatgtatctatctatctatctatctaccttttCATCTATTTACCTATCTGTCTGTGTAtccatctatctgtcatctatctatgtatctatccatctattttcTACCTACCTAtgcatctatccatctattttctatctatgtatctatgtgtctatcatctatctatctatctatctatctatctatctatctatctatctatctatctatctatctatctatttacctatctatgtatctatcatggGAGGTAAGAGACAAATAATAGCGGCTCCTGGAGGGGGGAGGTGCTGGGCAGATGGGGCAGGGGTACGGGGAGACCCTTTCCCGTGTGTCCTTTTGCACACGGGGCTTTTTGAACCACATGAAGTGAGTTGCccattcaaaaaattaaatgaaaaaaatctaacctGCGACATACTACTTGCAATCATTAACAAATGATAAATCTAATTACTTTTTATGACGTATGATTGACGTATAACATTCTATtaggtttcaggtgtacagcataatgatttgacatttgtatgcatatttgtatttgtatgtatacaaatacatttgtatgtatttgtatttgtatatttgtgtGATATTTGTATGTGAAATTGTCTACTTATTGAGAGAAGATGGCCTAATCCTTGTCCGGAAAAGAAGAGGGCTGTGAAGAACCAGCGGGCGGGCGCCGGGGTGAGGGGCCCTGAGGAGAGCAGAACCCCAGGGCTCCACACTGAGATGCAGGCTCAGCAGAAACCTGGGCTCTGCACTGAGCCCCGCCTGCGCTCACCACCCACAGCCCCGCCTGCGCACGTGCCACGAAGCTTGTACGTAAGCAACCTCACCATGGTCCCACAGTCAAGGACAGGGCCAGGAACTGACCTCCAGAAGCCACCCAGCTGtgacccccctccctcccagcccaccaGGCCTGCTCTGCTCTGGTCCCCATGTGCTCTCACCTGGGCTCCCTCTTGCAAGCCACCCTCCAGCCCCCTGGGGCCACAGATACCTCCCTTACCTTTGCCTGTCTCTCTCCTGCCCAGACTTCAGCTCTCAGGTCCAAGGACGCCACCCCAGGGGCCTCTCCTGACTCCCAGACAAGAGGGGCTCCTCTGCTCCCGTCTGGTGCCCACGTGGAGACCTGGGAGGGTACGCTAATGGGGGTGGAAGAGCTGGGCGCTGGCTGGGGGTCCTGCTCGCCCACGGCCGTCCTTGGGCCTCGTCCCAACCTCTGGACTGGGAAGACAGCTCTGTCACCTCTGTGCCCGGAAGGTGAGGAACCAGCCTCAGCTTGCAGCCCCACATCACACCTCTAGGGGGAGTTTCCCACCCACTGTTTGGACGCAAACCAGGGCTCCTGTCTCAGAAACCTGCAGGCAGGAGCCTAGTGAAGGCATTTCCTGTTCCCTGGGACCAGGCCCACCCCAAGGGTGCCAGTtagggtgtttcttttttttttaaattttatttatttatttatttatttggctgcgttgggtctttgttgctgcacacaggctttctctagttgcggagagcgggggctactcttcgttgcggtgcgcgggcttctcattgcggtggcttctcttgctgcggagcacgggctctaggcacacaggcttcagtagttgtggcgtgtgggcttcagtagttgtggctcgcaggttctagagcgcaggctcagtagttgtggtgcatggacttagctgctccatggcatgtgggatcttcccgggccagggatcgaacccgtgtcccctgtattggcaggaggattcttaaccactgcgccaccagggaagcccgttagGGTGTTTTGAAAAAGAAGTCCAATTCTTCAGGCCGGGCACATGAGGAATCGCTGTGATGACCGCAGGGACATTTGTCCCACCCGCTGGGGGAGGCTCTGTGCTCAGCCCCTGCCCTCGTACTGTTACCATCCCCACCACGTCACCCATGGGgcccaggggaggtggggagcccCGGGGGGGCAGGCTCAGCTGCTGGGCACTCCTGACTGGTGGGGTGCTGAGCTTCCTTTTGGGGTTGctagatttcacatgtaaaaaTAGAGGgtgctcagttaaatttgaatttcagataaacaatgaataattctGCAGTCTAAGTGTGCCCCAAATATTGCATAGGATAGACTTACATCCAAAATTATCCACTGTTTATTTAAAGTTCAAAGTTAACTGGGCGTCCTGTATTTTACCTGTGACTCCTCACGGCTTTTGACTGAATTACCTTCCGGTCAGCAGCTTGATTTGTCTTGAAACGTGGCGGCCGCCAGGTCCACAGTGTTCCGTCCGGCTCCCGCTGAAGCGAGCTGCAGAGAGAGGGATAGGGCGGCCCCGTCACCGCGGGGGCTCGTTAGGATGTGTGCAGGGGCTGAGGGACGCAGGCTCTGATGGCTGCGGGGCACTGGTGCTGTGGGTGCAGAGGGCCCCCAGGGAGGGGTGCACAGCCTCCTGCCTTGACGGAGGGATTCTCTGTGCCTTTGTGCGATGGAAAGCCGCGTGGAATCCTGCCGCGTGTGCACCTCAAAtccctgggcctggggaaggagggaaggagttcCGATAGACCGATAGACCCGGGCTGCTCAGTCGGCCTCTTGCCGGCGGCCTCGGCATCACCTGGGACTTGTCAGCAGTGCAGGGTCTCCCCACACACGCGCACGTGCACGCAGCTCCCCTGCAGGGGTCTCGGGGGGACCGAGGTGGGAGATGCCGCCTGACCACCTCCCACGCTCCCCTCCAGTGGCCTCGAAGGGGGTGGGGGCCGGGCTGAGCTGCTTTTTATCGTCTTTTTACTTTCCAATCTCTTGGGGGAGGTGACCTCTCGTTTCCTGCCTGTCCTGGGAAGTGTGGCCGTCCGAGCCCTGGGTCACAGCCCTTTGTCATCAGAGCGAGGCCCTGCTGGAAGGTCTTTGTCCAGCTGGCAAGTGGCAGCTGTGGGAGCCGGTGGCCTCACCTGTGACAGCAGGGAGTGAGCCGACGGGAAATGAGTGGGGGGTCTCCCGGGCAGTGGCCGTTGTGATCTCCTTtgtggtggggaaactgaggcaggctGGGTAAGTGGTCCCCTATGCAAGGTGGGGGGCCAGGCTGAGCGCTCTGCTCGTGTGACCCTGGAGCACCAAGCCCCACCCTCTCACCTCCCCTGAGGGTGGGGTGCCACAGGACAGCActcattttccccttccctcccacccctcctcctgtgGCCCCAGGGAGCCTGGGGACCCCTTTGCAGGGGTGCCCTTCCAGGGGAGGGGACCACCTCTGAGGGCTGTGGAGGCGGTTCGAGGTGTGGGGAAGGGGCCCCGCCACACACAGGAGGGAAAGCAGCTCTGGGTTGTGACCGTGCACAATGGGTCTTCTTCTCAGCTTCTCCATGTGGTGTGGCCTCACctccggggcggggtggggggcaaggaGCAGACCCTTGATCTCCAGGGGCTGGCCTCTTACTGATGTCAGTTTTGAAGACCTCTGTCCCCAAGGTGACTCAGCCAACTCCTGCTCCCCCCACGCCCCgttctgtttttcttaatgagGCTTTTATGCATTCAGCTGATGGCGAGTCATGGATCATTTTCCACTGTTACTCTCATCTCCTTGGCTCTCCAGGAGCCCTGGGACAATTAGGACTTCAGAGACGCCGCAGGACGACGATGTGACGGTCGTGAGATGTGTGGAGCCTGTGCCTGGGTGACCAATCATCTCAGCTCTCACTGCAGTTTCAGCAGGACGAGCCAGGCGGAATGCATTTAAAAAGATACTCTTTCCCTGTTAATTCAGCTGCCAAAGGCCAGCTCTGCTTTCTtgagcagaaacaagaaaaggaaatgattctTTGGGTCAACGTGGAGACTGGCTAACACTCTCTTTGTAAAAGGAGCGATTCTTTTCACAGGCGAGAGAAATCATCCTGAATTAAAATCCCTTCCGCCTCGTGCTTTCCGAAGTCGGGGTCCACAGCATCTGGGCCTCGTCCAGCATCTGGGCCTCGGCGTGGTTTCTGTCCTCTCTGAGGAGGGAAGGCGTGGGCTTTGAGCGTCGTCAGTATGGGCCTCAGGTGGGTACAAACTGCAGCTCAAATATGGACACAACGCAGGGGGACAGAGAAGTGACCACTGGGCTCACAGTTGCCCAGCTGTCACCTTTTGACCCTCCGCTCTGTACCCGCTGTGCTGTCCAAAGTGTCTCGCACCAACTCTCTTtttacttctattaaaaaaaataaaatccaccaaGGCAATGATCTCAGATGGTCCAGAAGAGGATCCATAGAGAGACAGGGGTTGAAAAGCAAACTCGGGCAGATGCAGCGACCTGGTGCgtctggag
The sequence above is drawn from the Balaenoptera musculus isolate JJ_BM4_2016_0621 chromosome 15, mBalMus1.pri.v3, whole genome shotgun sequence genome and encodes:
- the LOC118882093 gene encoding MRG/MORF4L-binding protein, producing MGEAEVGGGGAAGDKGPGEAATSPAEETVVWSPEVEVCLFHAMLGHKPVGVNRHFHMICIRDKFSQNIGRQVPSKVIWDHLSTMYDMQALHESEILPFPNPERNFVLPDEIIQEVREGKVVIEEETNEEMKEDVDPHNVADDVFSSSGSLGKATEKSSKDKDKSNSDLGSKEGPDKRKRSRVTDKVLTANSNPSSPSAAKRRRT